A window from Chitinophaga filiformis encodes these proteins:
- a CDS encoding carboxypeptidase-like regulatory domain-containing protein codes for MKYVSLFVIVVLFFACKPQTGNVRGNIFWKYNNYVGNKPDAGASVTLYSMSDSVKLDAKCDVQGNFIFDKVPVGKYILVVRSQNTTGSADDQLSQILDHINEVNYITRQDIGKLGFTENFEKLKTAVINSYAQEQDPTINYLEIYRKRKKLEDTLQSFSSNALHTIYSKAPINTTPLPLLSKYYYSLLIVEPEKTNNVVVDFGTTYL; via the coding sequence ATGAAATACGTATCACTTTTTGTCATTGTCGTGCTGTTCTTCGCCTGTAAACCTCAAACTGGTAACGTTCGCGGAAACATCTTCTGGAAGTATAATAATTATGTCGGAAATAAACCAGATGCAGGGGCATCAGTAACTTTATACTCCATGTCCGATAGCGTAAAACTAGACGCCAAATGCGATGTTCAGGGCAATTTTATCTTTGATAAAGTACCTGTGGGAAAGTACATTTTAGTAGTAAGATCCCAAAATACGACCGGGTCTGCGGATGACCAGCTATCGCAGATATTAGATCATATTAATGAAGTCAACTATATAACTAGACAAGACATAGGAAAATTGGGTTTTACTGAGAACTTTGAAAAATTAAAAACCGCAGTCATAAACTCGTATGCACAGGAACAAGATCCAACAATAAATTATTTGGAAATATATAGGAAACGAAAAAAACTTGAAGACACACTTCAATCCTTTAGCTCAAATGCCCTGCATACCATATACTCAAAGGCGCCAATAAATACAACTCCGTTACCGTTACTTAGCAAATATTACTACAGCTTGTTGATCGTTGAACCAGAAAAAACTAATAACGTCGTAGTTGATTTTGGAACCACGTATCTATAG
- a CDS encoding pirin family protein produces MQKTVNKVVNNHPISGSQSDYYFYSPLPYQDGKATDPFLLLHHHGPMTLPPFNSGMPFGPHPHRGFETVTWIISGHVVHKDSHGYHSKIDAGGVQWMSAARGLIHNEYVEKSFKEEGGDLELLQLWINLPAKLKMNPARYTGLQKNDIPVVTADDGKVQVAIAGGSWNGHKGAINSLTGVNACLITMQPDSKAEITVKDGRNVLFYVLRGDVTVNGKTAGDRSLVLFNNDGDTIDIAAGSDAIILYCDGEPLNEPVAWHGPYVMNTQTEIMEAMRDERMGKFGFYID; encoded by the coding sequence ATGCAAAAGACAGTAAACAAGGTTGTAAACAACCATCCGATCAGTGGCTCTCAGAGCGATTATTACTTTTATAGTCCCTTGCCTTATCAGGATGGCAAGGCAACGGATCCATTTCTGTTATTACATCACCATGGACCAATGACCTTACCTCCTTTTAACAGTGGTATGCCCTTTGGCCCTCATCCTCACAGAGGCTTTGAAACAGTGACCTGGATCATCAGCGGACACGTAGTACATAAAGATTCCCACGGTTATCATAGCAAAATTGATGCAGGCGGTGTACAGTGGATGTCGGCTGCACGAGGACTGATACATAATGAGTATGTGGAGAAGTCTTTTAAGGAAGAAGGTGGCGACCTGGAGCTTCTGCAGCTCTGGATCAATCTGCCGGCGAAACTGAAGATGAATCCCGCCAGATATACCGGCTTACAGAAGAACGATATTCCTGTCGTAACTGCTGACGATGGTAAGGTGCAGGTGGCCATCGCAGGAGGTAGCTGGAATGGTCATAAAGGCGCTATCAATTCCCTTACCGGCGTCAATGCCTGCCTGATCACCATGCAGCCGGACAGTAAGGCTGAAATCACTGTTAAAGACGGCAGGAATGTCTTATTCTATGTATTGCGGGGCGATGTGACGGTAAATGGAAAAACAGCCGGCGACAGGTCGCTGGTACTCTTTAATAACGATGGGGACACGATCGATATCGCAGCGGGCAGTGATGCAATTATCCTCTATTGTGACGGAGAACCTTTAAACGAGCCGGTGGCCTGGCATGGTCCTTATGTAATGAACACACAGACCGAGATTATGGAGGCGATGAGAGACGAGCGAATGGGTAAATTTGGGTTCTATATAGACTAA